One genomic region from Bradyrhizobium icense encodes:
- a CDS encoding SDR family NAD(P)-dependent oxidoreductase, whose protein sequence is MNAPFALAPGFHAVVIGGAGDIGAAIANLFCELGATVTATGVDETDIARTVLRPRPGLQLAPLDITNDEAVASLAGRQARVDALVNCAGILARDKEFEIETFTKVLDVNLIGTFRTCMAFRAALADTKGSIVNIASMNATLALPRIPAYCASKGGVVMLTKALALAWAEEGIRVNAVAPGYIETAINAAGRSDRAHYQRIADRTAFKRWGQPEDIAGAVAFLCMPASQYATGTVVAVDGGFLAG, encoded by the coding sequence ATGAACGCTCCCTTCGCGCTGGCTCCGGGATTCCACGCCGTGGTGATCGGCGGCGCCGGCGATATCGGCGCTGCCATCGCCAACCTGTTCTGCGAGCTCGGCGCGACGGTAACCGCCACCGGCGTCGACGAGACCGATATCGCGCGCACCGTGCTGCGGCCCCGGCCGGGATTGCAGTTGGCTCCCCTCGATATCACCAATGACGAAGCAGTCGCATCGTTGGCAGGCCGACAGGCACGCGTCGATGCGCTGGTCAACTGCGCCGGTATATTGGCGCGCGACAAGGAATTCGAGATCGAGACCTTCACAAAGGTGCTCGATGTCAACCTCATCGGCACGTTCCGCACCTGCATGGCCTTTCGGGCCGCGCTTGCCGACACCAAAGGTTCGATCGTGAACATCGCGTCGATGAACGCGACGCTCGCGCTGCCGCGCATCCCCGCCTATTGCGCGAGCAAGGGCGGCGTCGTCATGCTGACCAAGGCGCTGGCACTGGCCTGGGCGGAAGAAGGCATCCGCGTCAATGCAGTCGCGCCGGGCTACATCGAGACGGCGATCAATGCAGCAGGACGATCCGATCGCGCGCACTACCAGCGCATTGCCGATCGTACGGCGTTCAAACGGTGGGGACAGCCGGAGGACATTGCCGGGGCCGTCGCATTTCTCTGCATGCCGGCGTCGCAATATGCAACCGGCACAGTTGTCGCCGTCGATGGCGGATTTCTCGCGGGCTGA
- a CDS encoding ABC transporter ATP-binding protein, producing MASISIRNLVKRYGNFTVIPDLNLEIADHEFVVFVGPSGCGKSTLLRIIAGLEPISAGELYIGDNRVNGVPAAQRDIAMVFQDYALYPHMRVYENMSFALELRGTPKAEIDARVKRAAALLHIEPYLDRKPKELSGGQRQRVAMGRAIVRNPKAFLFDEPLSNLDAKLRGQVRAEIKALSQQLKTTMVFVTHDQIEAMTMADRIVVMQSGTVQQYDAPETVYERPSNQFVAGFIGSPAMNFFPVELRGEQIVFSQAGTEAPLDAKSRDLLRKAGHGVLGIRPEHFSVTADAAGAAAVTVNLVEPLGSDTLIHFDLAGASAIARVDPSLRPKVGDRLNLRPQPGRTHLFDSTSGQVLR from the coding sequence ATGGCCTCGATCTCGATCCGCAATCTCGTCAAGCGCTACGGCAACTTCACCGTCATTCCCGATCTCAATCTCGAGATTGCGGACCACGAGTTTGTCGTTTTCGTCGGCCCGTCCGGATGCGGCAAGTCGACCTTGCTGCGGATCATCGCCGGCCTTGAACCGATCAGCGCCGGCGAGCTCTATATCGGCGACAATCGCGTCAACGGCGTTCCCGCCGCCCAGCGCGATATCGCCATGGTGTTTCAGGATTACGCGCTGTATCCGCACATGCGGGTCTACGAGAACATGTCCTTTGCGCTCGAACTGCGCGGTACGCCGAAGGCCGAGATCGATGCACGGGTCAAGCGCGCGGCGGCCTTGCTGCACATCGAGCCCTATCTCGACCGCAAGCCGAAGGAATTGTCAGGCGGCCAGCGGCAACGAGTGGCGATGGGGCGCGCGATCGTGCGCAATCCAAAAGCCTTTCTGTTCGACGAGCCGCTATCCAACCTCGACGCCAAACTGCGCGGGCAGGTGCGCGCCGAAATCAAGGCGCTGTCGCAGCAGCTCAAGACCACGATGGTCTTCGTCACGCACGACCAGATCGAAGCCATGACCATGGCTGACCGCATCGTGGTGATGCAGAGCGGCACGGTTCAGCAATACGACGCGCCGGAAACGGTCTATGAGCGGCCGTCCAACCAATTCGTCGCCGGCTTCATTGGTTCGCCGGCGATGAATTTCTTTCCGGTGGAGCTGCGGGGGGAACAGATCGTCTTTTCGCAGGCCGGCACTGAAGCGCCGCTCGATGCGAAAAGCCGCGATCTGTTGCGCAAAGCCGGCCATGGCGTACTCGGAATCCGTCCTGAGCATTTTTCGGTGACGGCAGATGCCGCCGGAGCCGCAGCGGTGACGGTGAATCTGGTCGAGCCGCTCGGCTCGGATACGTTGATTCATTTCGACCTGGCCGGCGCATCGGCGATCGCGCGGGTCGATCCCTCGCTGCGGCCGAAGGTCGGCGATCGCCTAAACCTGCGCCCGCAGCCCGGCAGGACGCATCTGTTCGACAGCACCAGTGGCCAGGTGCTGCGGTGA
- a CDS encoding alcohol dehydrogenase catalytic domain-containing protein, with protein MNVVPLPNSIMQAAVFHGGDRITIERIAMPEVAAGEVLVRVSRTALCGSDFKLWHKGAEFTAGHEIFGVVEQPDHPMHGKRCAVYIPLHCDRCAACQRGDTQMCLEISSLIGWNRPGGYAEYVPVPENCLLPVPDDIEDSLAPLLLDVIGTSGHAVRFVSRIVPPQEAGPVLVMGAGPVGLGVVLALRGLGYRDVHVADPNAARLKIAQSFGAKAHPVGDTSRRFALIMECSGAHAARNLGIELVLPRGALVLVGENAAPWTIEEGKVFRRKDFYMIRTFYFPIGDFEPNVALLRQYKEEYRVLVDGEFGLSALPENFARFAQGELIKPVLALD; from the coding sequence ATGAACGTCGTTCCGCTACCCAACTCGATCATGCAGGCTGCCGTGTTCCACGGCGGCGACCGCATCACCATCGAGCGCATCGCAATGCCGGAAGTAGCGGCCGGCGAGGTGCTGGTGCGAGTCTCGCGAACCGCGCTGTGCGGCTCTGATTTCAAGCTCTGGCACAAGGGCGCCGAGTTTACCGCTGGCCATGAGATCTTCGGTGTGGTCGAGCAGCCCGACCATCCCATGCACGGCAAACGTTGCGCCGTCTACATCCCGCTGCATTGCGACCGCTGTGCGGCGTGCCAACGCGGCGATACGCAGATGTGCCTGGAGATATCGAGCCTGATCGGCTGGAACAGGCCGGGCGGTTATGCCGAATACGTGCCGGTCCCGGAAAATTGCCTGCTTCCGGTACCTGACGACATCGAGGACAGCCTGGCGCCGCTTCTGCTCGACGTGATCGGCACGTCGGGTCATGCCGTGCGTTTTGTCAGCCGTATTGTGCCGCCGCAAGAGGCGGGGCCGGTTCTGGTGATGGGCGCCGGGCCCGTTGGGCTCGGCGTGGTGCTGGCGCTCCGCGGCCTCGGCTATCGCGACGTTCACGTCGCCGATCCCAATGCGGCGCGCCTCAAGATCGCGCAGTCCTTCGGCGCAAAGGCGCACCCGGTCGGCGATACGTCGAGGCGATTTGCGCTGATCATGGAATGTTCGGGCGCGCATGCGGCCCGCAACCTCGGCATCGAGCTCGTCTTGCCGCGCGGAGCATTGGTGCTGGTTGGCGAGAACGCCGCGCCATGGACGATCGAGGAAGGCAAGGTGTTCCGGCGCAAGGATTTCTACATGATCCGCACGTTCTACTTCCCGATCGGCGATTTCGAGCCGAACGTGGCCTTGCTGCGCCAGTACAAGGAGGAATATCGCGTCCTGGTCGACGGCGAATTCGGGCTCTCGGCCCTGCCTGAAAACTTTGCGCGGTTCGCCCAGGGCGAATTGATCAAGCCCGTACTGGCGCTGGACTAG
- a CDS encoding carbohydrate ABC transporter permease: MSEAAATLTEDRQRLELAALSAPAVIFTVAMIAFPVVYTVWLGLHSFSSTGKQSFVGLANYSRLAADTEFWHGLWVTIALYVLSLVLQLVFGVWLALVLFHAKRLPGIVRSLFISPFMMPPVVAGMMWLVILDPSLGAANYILQSLGLPPSEWLASPVWVIPTVALIDTWQWTPYVALIVLGGLQSLPASVYEAAQIDGASAFKTFQRITLPLLLPTIVTATILRSVDLLRFFDIIYITTQGGPGNASNTLNIYGFRVGFEFFNIGYASALMLTLTAIVFGAVLAFNRLRGAVAW, from the coding sequence ATGTCCGAGGCTGCCGCCACATTGACTGAAGATCGGCAGAGGCTGGAGTTGGCCGCGCTTTCGGCGCCGGCAGTGATTTTCACCGTCGCCATGATTGCGTTCCCGGTCGTCTATACGGTCTGGCTCGGGCTGCACAGCTTTTCCTCCACCGGGAAGCAGTCCTTCGTTGGTCTGGCGAATTATTCAAGGCTGGCCGCCGATACCGAATTCTGGCACGGGCTGTGGGTGACGATTGCGCTCTATGTTCTCTCGCTGGTGCTGCAACTCGTGTTCGGGGTGTGGCTGGCGCTGGTTCTGTTTCACGCCAAACGCCTTCCGGGCATCGTACGCTCGCTCTTCATCTCGCCATTCATGATGCCGCCGGTGGTCGCCGGCATGATGTGGCTCGTCATCCTCGATCCGTCGCTCGGCGCCGCTAACTACATCCTGCAATCCCTCGGGTTGCCGCCGTCGGAGTGGCTGGCCTCGCCGGTCTGGGTGATCCCGACGGTTGCGCTGATCGACACCTGGCAATGGACGCCCTATGTCGCGCTAATCGTACTGGGAGGTCTGCAGTCGCTGCCGGCGAGCGTTTACGAGGCGGCGCAAATCGATGGCGCCTCGGCGTTCAAGACCTTCCAGCGCATCACGTTGCCGCTGTTGTTGCCGACGATCGTCACGGCGACGATCCTGCGCAGTGTCGATCTGCTGCGCTTCTTCGACATCATCTACATCACGACCCAAGGCGGCCCCGGCAATGCGTCGAACACGCTCAACATCTACGGTTTCCGGGTCGGCTTCGAGTTCTTCAACATCGGCTATGCGAGCGCGCTGATGCTGACATTGACCGCGATCGTGTTCGGCGCCGTGCTGGCATTCAACCGCCTGCGTGGCGCAGTGGCCTGGTGA
- a CDS encoding tagatose 1,6-diphosphate aldolase: MRTIGKNRGLARLADAEGHFRMVALDQRPPLFDAIAQAKGITRDQVEYADVTAAKRLLVEALAPHCSSMLFDPNFAVPAAIDLLPARCGLIMTLEEHRVEETPGGRKSRAITDWSVEKIRAIGGDAVKVLAWYRPDADPAVNEHQKRFVRSVGEDCARHDIPYVLELLVYPFLGSANHTADYVESPGKLPKLVIDSVQEFAKPEYGVDLLKLESPLAANSLPPRDGSAASKAAQKEFDAIGDICRQRNIPWVLLSGGAAPEKFERVLDFAYAAGAGGFLAGRTIWLDAVRSHFPDRAAVAASLRKDGVGVLERLNTLTKAKAKAWTARFPGFSEIRQEGDFARAY; the protein is encoded by the coding sequence ATGAGAACAATTGGAAAGAACCGTGGGCTTGCGCGCCTGGCCGATGCGGAAGGGCACTTTCGCATGGTCGCGCTCGACCAGCGGCCGCCGCTGTTTGATGCCATAGCCCAGGCGAAAGGTATCACCAGGGACCAGGTAGAGTATGCCGATGTAACCGCGGCCAAGCGGCTGCTGGTCGAGGCGTTGGCGCCACACTGCAGCTCGATGCTGTTTGATCCGAATTTTGCGGTACCTGCGGCCATCGACCTCTTGCCGGCCCGCTGCGGCCTCATCATGACGCTGGAGGAGCATCGCGTCGAAGAAACTCCGGGTGGCCGCAAGTCGCGGGCCATCACCGATTGGAGCGTGGAGAAGATCCGCGCGATCGGCGGCGATGCAGTGAAAGTGCTCGCCTGGTACCGGCCAGATGCCGATCCGGCCGTCAACGAACATCAGAAGCGCTTCGTGCGGTCGGTCGGCGAGGACTGCGCCCGTCACGACATCCCCTATGTGCTCGAGCTGCTGGTATACCCCTTCCTCGGGAGCGCCAACCACACCGCCGACTATGTGGAATCGCCGGGCAAGCTGCCGAAGCTTGTCATCGATAGCGTGCAGGAGTTTGCGAAGCCCGAATATGGCGTCGATCTGCTGAAGCTCGAAAGTCCGCTTGCGGCCAACAGCCTGCCGCCGCGCGACGGAAGCGCTGCGTCCAAGGCTGCGCAGAAGGAGTTCGATGCAATCGGCGACATCTGTCGCCAACGCAACATCCCCTGGGTGCTGCTGTCAGGCGGTGCGGCACCGGAAAAATTCGAGCGCGTGCTGGACTTCGCCTACGCCGCCGGCGCCGGCGGCTTTCTGGCCGGCCGCACGATCTGGCTGGATGCCGTGCGCAGCCATTTCCCCGATCGCGCCGCAGTCGCCGCCAGCCTTCGCAAGGACGGTGTCGGCGTGCTCGAACGGCTCAACACACTCACCAAGGCCAAAGCAAAGGCCTGGACAGCGCGCTTTCCCGGCTTCAGCGAAATCAGGCAGGAAGGTGATTTCGCGCGAGCATATTGA
- a CDS encoding YeiH family protein, whose protein sequence is MLGRGLALIPGIALCGIITAVSLGAQRLEEHVFIHPYVEALVIAILLGMAIRTVWQPSERWLSGIAFSAKQLLEVAVMLLGASVSFAAIAASGYLLVGAIVATVVVMLAVSFSLSRMLGLPTKMSILIACGNSICGNSAIAAVAPVIGANSDDVASSISFTAILGVLMVLGLPLLIPLLGLSATQYGILAGLTVYAVPQVLAATVPAGIVSTQIGTLVKLVRVLMLGPIVVALSLVAARRRKLHADQAKVAAISPFKLVPWFIIGFLVLAALRSLHLVPDLVVAPVTKTAAILTVLSMAALGLGVDVRVLSTVGGRVTAAVTLSLLLLLGLSIGLVHLFR, encoded by the coding sequence ATGCTCGGTCGCGGCCTGGCTCTCATTCCCGGTATCGCGCTCTGCGGCATCATCACCGCCGTTTCGCTCGGCGCGCAACGCCTCGAAGAGCACGTCTTCATCCATCCATACGTCGAGGCGCTGGTCATCGCGATCCTGCTCGGGATGGCGATTCGCACCGTCTGGCAGCCATCCGAACGCTGGCTTTCCGGCATTGCCTTCAGCGCCAAGCAACTGCTCGAGGTCGCCGTCATGCTGCTCGGCGCGTCCGTCAGCTTTGCCGCAATCGCGGCCTCCGGTTATCTCTTGGTCGGCGCAATCGTCGCCACCGTCGTGGTGATGCTTGCGGTGAGCTTTAGCCTCAGCCGTATGCTCGGGCTTCCTACGAAAATGTCGATCCTGATCGCCTGTGGCAATTCGATCTGCGGCAACTCGGCAATCGCCGCCGTCGCGCCAGTGATCGGAGCCAACAGCGACGACGTCGCCTCGTCGATCTCCTTCACCGCCATTCTCGGCGTGTTGATGGTGCTGGGCCTGCCGCTTTTGATTCCCTTGCTTGGCCTGTCGGCGACGCAGTACGGCATTCTGGCGGGCCTTACCGTTTATGCCGTTCCGCAGGTTCTGGCGGCGACCGTGCCCGCGGGTATCGTCAGCACGCAAATTGGCACGCTCGTCAAGCTCGTGCGCGTGCTGATGCTGGGACCGATCGTGGTCGCCCTCTCGCTGGTCGCGGCGCGCCGCCGCAAGCTCCACGCCGATCAAGCGAAGGTCGCCGCCATCAGCCCATTCAAGCTGGTGCCCTGGTTTATCATCGGCTTTCTGGTGCTCGCAGCCTTGCGCTCGCTCCACCTCGTGCCGGATCTGGTGGTTGCGCCGGTGACGAAGACGGCGGCTATCCTGACCGTCCTCTCGATGGCTGCGCTTGGCCTTGGCGTCGACGTACGCGTGCTCTCGACCGTGGGCGGAAGAGTCACCGCCGCGGTCACGCTGTCGCTGCTCCTCCTGCTGGGCCTGAGCATCGGGCTCGTCCACCTGTTCCGGTGA
- a CDS encoding ABC transporter substrate-binding protein has protein sequence MKARAFVAHLALALVATGNAASVACAADFDWKKFQGKTVTFLANNNPVSQALLTHKADFEKLTGITLKVDGYQEQQMRQRLVTVMNARSDEVDVFMSLPSREGPQFAAAGWYANLTPMTKGAVAGDYDYAGLSQALLKAATFEGKLTSMPMNIEGPILYYRTDILKKCGVEPPATIKDIEPAAKKLKACDANITPFVSRGLKPAIAYTFSNVLHNIGGNYIANGKSNLCSAKGKEALETYSSLLRDYGPPGVVNYSFQQISALYRSGRAAMSFESSNELRTVMDGGERLKDTALVPFPAGDAGQVPTAIGWGLAVSAHSKQPEAAWYFVQWATSPEIQKRMALQGIAPPRSAVANDPAYRKWIEEEPVRKQWQAALDVLAAKGSSEVGYPIVANPESREFIGQAVQDLILKQKTVDQACADADKGLDALIAQK, from the coding sequence ATGAAAGCCAGAGCCTTTGTGGCACACCTTGCGCTTGCCCTTGTCGCGACCGGTAACGCTGCCTCGGTAGCTTGCGCCGCTGATTTCGACTGGAAGAAATTCCAGGGCAAGACCGTTACCTTCCTCGCCAACAACAATCCGGTGTCGCAGGCGCTGCTGACGCACAAGGCTGATTTCGAGAAGCTCACCGGCATCACGCTGAAGGTCGACGGCTATCAGGAGCAGCAGATGCGCCAGCGCCTGGTGACCGTGATGAACGCACGCAGCGACGAGGTCGACGTGTTCATGTCCTTGCCGTCGCGCGAAGGCCCACAATTCGCTGCCGCCGGCTGGTACGCCAATCTGACGCCCATGACCAAGGGCGCGGTTGCCGGCGACTACGACTATGCAGGTCTCAGCCAGGCTCTGTTGAAGGCGGCGACCTTCGAGGGCAAGCTTACGAGCATGCCGATGAACATCGAAGGGCCGATCCTCTATTATCGAACCGACATCCTCAAGAAATGCGGCGTCGAGCCGCCCGCGACCATCAAGGACATCGAGCCGGCGGCGAAGAAGCTGAAGGCGTGCGACGCCAACATCACGCCGTTCGTCTCGCGCGGCCTGAAGCCTGCGATCGCCTATACCTTCAGCAACGTGCTGCACAATATCGGCGGCAATTACATCGCCAATGGCAAGTCCAATCTCTGCTCGGCCAAGGGCAAGGAAGCGCTCGAGACTTACAGCAGCCTGCTCAGGGACTATGGACCGCCCGGCGTCGTCAATTACAGCTTTCAGCAGATTTCGGCGCTCTATCGCAGCGGCCGCGCGGCCATGTCATTCGAATCCTCGAACGAGCTGCGCACCGTGATGGATGGCGGCGAGCGGCTGAAGGACACCGCGCTTGTCCCGTTCCCGGCCGGCGATGCGGGCCAGGTCCCGACAGCGATCGGCTGGGGCTTGGCCGTCTCCGCCCACAGCAAGCAGCCCGAGGCTGCCTGGTATTTCGTGCAATGGGCAACGAGCCCGGAGATTCAGAAGCGCATGGCGCTGCAGGGGATTGCGCCGCCGCGCTCTGCAGTTGCCAACGATCCCGCGTATCGCAAGTGGATTGAGGAAGAGCCGGTGCGCAAGCAGTGGCAGGCCGCGCTCGATGTCCTGGCTGCGAAAGGCTCATCCGAGGTCGGCTATCCCATTGTCGCCAATCCGGAGTCGCGCGAATTCATCGGTCAGGCCGTGCAGGATTTGATCCTCAAGCAAAAGACCGTCGATCAGGCCTGCGCCGATGCCGACAAAGGGCTCGATGCCCTGATCGCACAGAAGTAG
- a CDS encoding carbohydrate ABC transporter permease gives MTDAPITDAWIRRLNLLQLVVAGIIVLTPTLWMVLSSLKPSFEVTAYPPTLIFAPTLENYAQLTKTTPFLSYAINSLIVTIGSTALGLLFGIPAAFAVSWTRISWPAILTLAARMAPGTLFLLPWYVMFRQVGMIGSYTALILSHAVITLPIVIWVLLPSFDGIPRSVFEAAQVDGCSVTRILWRIALPLVASGVAVASILAFVFSWNYFLFALVLSNGDSKTLIAAAFNFIGEGSTQWGALMAAATLIALPPLILAALVQRWLVSGLTLGAVKG, from the coding sequence ATGACCGACGCACCGATCACCGATGCCTGGATCCGCCGCCTCAACCTGCTTCAGCTCGTGGTCGCCGGCATCATCGTGCTGACGCCGACGCTCTGGATGGTGCTGTCCTCGCTGAAGCCGTCATTCGAGGTGACCGCCTATCCGCCGACCCTGATATTCGCGCCGACGCTGGAAAATTATGCGCAGCTTACGAAAACGACGCCCTTCCTGAGCTACGCAATCAACAGCCTGATCGTCACCATCGGCTCGACCGCCCTTGGCCTGTTGTTCGGGATTCCCGCGGCGTTTGCGGTATCGTGGACGCGCATTTCATGGCCGGCGATATTGACGCTGGCGGCGCGGATGGCGCCCGGCACATTGTTCCTGCTGCCGTGGTACGTGATGTTCCGCCAGGTCGGCATGATCGGCTCCTACACTGCGCTCATCCTGAGCCATGCCGTCATCACGCTTCCGATTGTCATATGGGTGCTGTTGCCGTCGTTCGACGGCATCCCGCGCAGCGTCTTTGAGGCAGCACAGGTCGATGGTTGCAGCGTCACGCGCATCCTCTGGCGGATCGCGCTGCCGCTGGTCGCCTCCGGCGTCGCGGTGGCATCCATCCTGGCCTTTGTGTTTTCCTGGAACTACTTCCTGTTTGCGCTGGTGCTCTCGAACGGCGACAGCAAGACGCTGATTGCAGCAGCATTCAATTTCATCGGCGAGGGATCGACGCAATGGGGCGCGTTGATGGCCGCGGCGACGCTGATTGCGCTGCCACCGCTGATTTTGGCGGCGCTGGTTCAGCGCTGGCTGGTATCCGGACTGACGCTTGGCGCAGTGAAAGGCTAG
- a CDS encoding sugar kinase: MASKAKRARVICLGLSALDQIWRVDQRFSGESEKIRSLDYSTLGGGMAANAAVAIARLGGSAAFWGRGGDDAAGHEMRSALSAEGIDVANFKLFPEGRSSVSGVIVDKSGERQIVNFRGSYPEQADWLPLDAVAGASAVLADPRWPEGAVALFGRARALGIPTVLDGDVAEAAIFERLLPLTDHAVFSEPALAAFLGSADDASLAKMARFNCRIVAVTRGHEGVSWYENGSLQKQAAFRVSVVDTTGAGDVFHGAYAFAIGMGLAVRDAMQFAAATAALKCEHSGGRAGIPSIENCLAFMRTNQ, translated from the coding sequence ATGGCCTCCAAAGCAAAGCGCGCGCGTGTGATCTGCCTCGGCCTCTCGGCGCTTGATCAGATCTGGCGCGTCGACCAAAGGTTTTCAGGCGAAAGCGAAAAGATCAGGAGTCTCGACTATTCCACACTGGGCGGTGGCATGGCCGCAAACGCTGCGGTCGCCATCGCGCGCCTCGGTGGATCCGCTGCTTTCTGGGGCCGTGGCGGCGATGACGCCGCCGGGCATGAGATGCGGTCAGCGCTATCAGCCGAAGGCATTGATGTTGCGAATTTCAAACTGTTTCCGGAAGGCCGCTCATCCGTATCGGGCGTGATCGTCGACAAGTCCGGTGAGCGGCAGATCGTGAATTTTCGAGGGTCGTATCCCGAGCAAGCGGATTGGCTGCCGCTCGATGCCGTTGCAGGCGCTTCCGCCGTACTGGCCGATCCGCGCTGGCCGGAGGGAGCCGTTGCCCTGTTCGGTAGGGCGCGTGCACTGGGCATTCCGACCGTCCTCGACGGCGATGTCGCCGAAGCCGCCATATTCGAGCGCCTGCTTCCGCTCACCGATCACGCCGTATTCTCCGAACCGGCGCTTGCGGCCTTCCTTGGGTCGGCCGACGACGCGTCGCTGGCCAAAATGGCGCGCTTCAATTGCCGCATCGTCGCGGTCACCCGCGGACATGAAGGGGTGAGTTGGTACGAAAATGGCAGCCTGCAAAAGCAGGCCGCCTTCCGCGTTAGCGTCGTGGACACGACGGGTGCCGGCGACGTCTTTCACGGCGCCTATGCCTTTGCGATCGGTATGGGTCTCGCCGTGCGCGACGCGATGCAGTTCGCTGCCGCCACGGCGGCGTTGAAATGTGAGCATTCGGGCGGACGCGCCGGAATTCCCTCGATCGAAAATTGTCTTGCATTCATGAGGACGAACCAATGA
- a CDS encoding LacI family DNA-binding transcriptional regulator: MERSAKQGIRAVAAEAGVSTASVSRALNNPDSVSAPLRARIARAVETVGYIPHAPARELSSRRSRTLGAIVPTIDNTMFARGIASLQKYLSSVGYMLFLTTSGYDLDAELEQARNLVSRGVDGLVLRGDCHHDGLRKMLADYSVPFINVGIYRPDRPYPCVGTDNEAAAHRAALHVIELGHRRIGIVSALQRNNDRASARVAGFRRAMAEHGIEMPPQWHVEVPYTLDDAREAARYLLGLKDRPTAVVCGNDVIAYGVLLEAERSGFSVPDDLSVVGFDDLDWSRHLRPSLTTIHVPTGDTWQRAGEYLVRHLAGEQTIMHHEVDYSLIVRESTASPTRSSK, encoded by the coding sequence ATGGAAAGATCCGCAAAGCAGGGAATTCGCGCGGTGGCGGCCGAGGCCGGCGTGTCGACCGCCTCGGTATCGCGCGCCCTCAACAACCCGGACTCGGTGAGCGCGCCGTTGCGGGCGCGCATTGCGCGCGCCGTCGAGACAGTCGGCTATATTCCGCACGCACCGGCACGCGAGTTGTCGTCGCGCCGTTCACGCACGCTTGGTGCGATCGTCCCGACTATAGACAACACCATGTTCGCGCGCGGCATCGCCTCGCTGCAAAAGTATCTCTCTTCCGTCGGCTACATGCTGTTTCTGACCACGAGCGGCTACGACCTCGATGCCGAACTGGAGCAGGCGCGCAACCTCGTCAGCCGTGGCGTCGACGGCCTGGTGCTGCGCGGCGACTGCCATCACGACGGCTTGCGCAAGATGCTTGCCGACTACTCCGTGCCCTTCATCAACGTCGGCATCTATCGTCCCGACCGGCCGTATCCCTGTGTCGGCACCGACAATGAAGCCGCCGCGCACCGCGCTGCCTTGCATGTGATCGAACTCGGCCATCGTCGAATCGGGATCGTGTCCGCACTCCAGCGTAATAACGATCGGGCGAGCGCCCGCGTCGCCGGCTTTCGCCGCGCGATGGCCGAACACGGCATCGAAATGCCCCCGCAATGGCATGTCGAGGTTCCCTATACGCTGGACGATGCGCGCGAAGCCGCCCGCTACCTGCTTGGCCTCAAGGACCGGCCGACGGCGGTGGTCTGCGGCAATGACGTTATCGCCTATGGCGTGCTGCTGGAGGCCGAACGCAGCGGATTTTCGGTACCCGACGATCTGTCGGTGGTCGGCTTCGACGACCTCGACTGGAGTCGGCATTTGCGCCCCAGCCTCACGACCATCCATGTACCGACTGGAGATACCTGGCAGCGCGCCGGCGAGTATCTCGTGCGTCACCTCGCGGGCGAGCAGACCATCATGCATCACGAAGTCGACTATTCGCTGATCGTCCGGGAGTCGACCGCATCGCCGACGCGATCGTCCAAATAG